A window of the Podospora bellae-mahoneyi strain CBS 112042 chromosome 6, whole genome shotgun sequence genome harbors these coding sequences:
- the EFT2 gene encoding translation elongation factor 2 (EggNog:ENOG503NW98; COG:J), which translates to MVNFTIDEIRALMDKPTNVRNMSVIAHVDHGKSTLTDSLLAKAGIISSGKAGEARATDTRADEQERGITIKSTAISLYGTLPEEEDLKDIVGQKTDGKDFLINLIDSPGHVDFSSEVTAALRVTDGALVVVDTVEGVCVQTETVLRQALGERIKPVIIINKVDRALLELQVSKEDLYQSFSRTIESVNVIISTYFDKSLGDVQVYPDKGTVAFGSGLHGWAFTIRQFATRYAKKFGVDRNKMMERLWGDNYFNPKTKKWTKNGTADGGAQLERAFCQFILDPIFKIFAAVMNFKKDEVTTLLEKLNLKLTVDDREKEGKQLLKAVMRTFLPAADCLLEMMILHLPSPVTAQKYRVETLYEGPADDEAAVGIRDCDPKGPLMLYVSKMVPTSDKGRFYAFGRVFSGTVRSGLKVRIQGPNYTPGKKEDLFIKAIQRTVLMMGGKVEPIDDMPAGNIVGLVGVDQFLLKSGTLTTIDTAHNLKVMKFSVSPVVQRSVQVKNAQDLPKLVEGLKRLSKSDPCVLTMTNESGEHVVAGAGELHLEICLKDLEEDHAGVPLIISDPVVQYRESVTAKSSMTALSKSPNKHNRLYMVAEPIEEELSGAIEAGRINPRDDFKARARVLADDFGWDVTDARKIWAFGPDGNGANLLVDQTKAVQYLNEIKDSVVSGFQWATREGPVAEEPMRSIRFNILDVTLHADAIHRGGGQVIPTARRVLYASALLAEPCLLEPVFLVEIQVPEQAMGGVYGVLTRRRGHVFAEEQRPGTPLFNIKAYLPVMESFGFNADLRQGTSGQAFPQSVFDHWQQFPGGNPIDATSKAGQLVQTMRKRKGLKVEVPGVDNYYDKL; encoded by the exons ATGGTCAA CTTCACTATCGACGAGATCCGTGCCTTGATGG ACAAGCCCACGAACGTGCGCAACATGTCCGTCATTGCGCACGTCGATCACGGCAAGTCCACCCTGACCGACTCTCTGCTGGCCAAGGCTGGTATTATCTCCTCCGGAAAGGCCGGTGAGGCTCGTGCGACAGATACCAGAGCCGACGAGCAAGAACGTGGTATCACCATCAAGTCCACTGCCATCTCCCTGTATGGTACTCTtcccgaggaggaggatctcAAGGACATTGTTGGCCAGAAGACCGACG GCAAGGATTTCTTGATCAACTTGATCGACTCGCCCGGTCACGTTGATTTCTCTTCCGAAGTCACTGCCGCTCTCCGTGTCACTGATGGTgctctcgtcgtcgtcgacacCGTCGAGGGTGTGTGCGTCCAGACCGAGACTGTGCTTCGCCAGGCTCTCGGTGAGCGCATCAAGCCcgttatcatcatcaacaaggtCGATCGCGCTCTTCTTGAGCTCCAGGTCTCTAAGGAGGATCTTTACCAGTCCTTCTCCCGTACCATCGAGTCCGTCAAcgtcatcatctccacctaCTTCGACAAGTCGCTCGGTGATGTCCAGGTCTACCCCGACAAGGGCACCGTCGCCTTCGGTTCCGGTCTTCACGGCTGGGCTTTCACCATCCGTCAGTTCGCTACCCGTTACGCCAAGAAGTTCGGTGTCGACCGCAACAAGATGATGGAGCGTCTCTGGGGCGACAACTacttcaaccccaagaccaagaagtgGACCAAGAACGGCACTGCTGACGGTGGTGCTCAGCTCGAGCGCGCTTTCTGCCAGTTCATCTTGGACCCCATCTTCAAGATCTTCGCCGCTGTCATGAACTTCAAGAAGGACGAGGttaccaccctcctcgagaagctcaaccTCAAGCTCACTGTCGATGACcgtgagaaggagggcaagcaGCTCCTCAAGGCTGTCATGCGCACTTTCCTTCCCGCTGCTGACTGcttgttggagatgatgattcTTCACCTTCCTTCCCCCGTCACCGCCCAGAAGTACCGTGTCGAGACTCTCTACGAGGGTCCcgctgatgatgaggctgCCGTCGGTATCCGTGACTGCGACCCCAAGGGTCCTCTCATGCTTTACGTCTCCAAGATGGTTCCCACTTCCGATAAGGGTCGTTTCTACGCTTTCGGTCGTGTCTTCTCCGGTACCGTCCGCTCTGGTCTCAAGGTCCGCATCCAGGGCCCCAACTACACCCCcggcaagaaggaggatcTCTTCATCAAGGCCATTCAGCGCACCGTCCTCATGATGGGTGGCAAGGTCGAGCCTATCGATGATATGCCCGCTGGTAACATTGTCGGcttggttggtgttgatcagTTCTTGCTCAAGTCTGgtaccctcaccaccatcgacaccGCCCACAACCTCAAGGTCATGAAGTTCTCCGTCTCCCCCGTCGTGCAGCGCTCCGTCCAGGTCAAGAACGCCCAGGATCTTCCCAAGCTTGTCGAAGGTCTCAAGCGTCTCTCCAAGTCCGACCCTTGCGTCCTAACCATGACCAACGAGTCCGGTGAGCACGTcgttgctggtgctggtgagcTCCATCTCGAGATTTGCTTGAAGGATCTCGAGGAGGACCACGCTGGTGTccctctcatcatctccgACCCCGTCGTCCAGTACCGTGAGTCCGTCACTGCCAAGTCCAGCATGACTGCTCTCTCCAAGTCCCCCAACAAGCACAACCGTCTCTACATGGTTGCTGAGCccattgaggaggagctttCCGGTGCTATCGAGGCCGGCCGCATCAACCCCCGTGATGATTTCAAGGCCCGTGCCCGTGTCCTTGCCGATGACTTCGGCTGGGATGTCACCGATGCCCGCAAGATCTGGGCTTTCGGTCCCGATGGCAACGGTGCCAACTTGCTCGTCGACCAGACCAAGGCCGTCCAATACCTCAACGAAATCAAGGACTCCGTCGTCTCTGGTTTCCAGTGGGCCACCCGTGAGGGTCCCGTTGCTGAGGAGCCCATGCGCAGCATCCGCTTCAACATCCTCGATGTTACCCTCCACGCCGATGCTATCcatcgtggtggtggccaggtTATCCCTACTGCTCGTCGTGTCCTGTACGCTTCTGCTCTTCTTGCCGAGCCCTGCCTTCTCGAGCCCGTCTTCTTGGTCGAGATTCAGGTCCCCGAGCAGGCCATGGGCGGTGTCTACGGTGTCCTTACCCGCCGCAGAGGTCACGTCTTCGCCGAGGAGCAGCGCCCCGGCACTCCTCTCTTTAACATCAAGGCCTACCTCCCAGTCATGGAGTCCTTCGGTTTCAACGCCGATCTCCGCCAGGGTACTTCCGGCCAGGCTTTCCCCCAGTCCGTCTTCGACCATTGGCAACAGTTCCCCGGTGGCAACCCCATCGATGCCACCTCCAAGGCCGGTCAGCTCGTCCAGACCATGCGCAAGCGCAAGGGTCTCAAGGTCGAGGTTCCCGGTGTCGACAAC TACTACGACAAGCTTTAA
- a CDS encoding hypothetical protein (EggNog:ENOG503Q36B; COG:S), whose protein sequence is MPVRNAPLRPLIKALSLSSASPTLLTSPPTTSYAFRRLFSNTARRNADFTHAVIGGGVVGLAIAQSLARNHPSSSTLLLERHNAIGTETSSRNSEVIHAGIYYGADSLKTSLCLRGKALLYSLCAKHDIPHRRTGKWIVAQNDLQLAALEQIHNFCKNELHVPMEWVSLETAKKKEPAVRAEKAILESPTTGIIDSHALMLTLLGLFEEAGGTLALSSDVKGITPLGNKGSLGWELVVSDPSGETSVITTETLINAAGLGAVEINNLIVPENQHKKLYYAKGNYFSYPAPQPKVNTLIYPAPEPGHGGLGTHLTMDLAGRIKFGPDVEWVDGPGDLGVNQARLGETIREVKRYLPGLDEGQLVPDYAGIRPKLGRASAVAHGKGFVDFYIEREKGWEGWVNLLGIESPGLTSCLAIGERVEKLLYGR, encoded by the coding sequence ATGCCTGTGCGCAACGCCCCTTTGCGCCCCCTTATCAAAGCCTTATCGCTATCTTCAGCTTCACCAACACTGttgacatcaccaccaacgacgTCATATGCTTTCAGGAGGCTATTCTCCAACACAGCCCGGCGCAATGCAGATTTTACCCACGCCGTAATTGGCGGCGGCGTAGTTGGTTTAGCGATTGCGCAATCTTTGGCCAGGAACCATCCTTCCTCATCAacgctcctcctcgagcgcCACAATGCCATCGGAACAGAAACCTCGTCCCGCAACAGCGAGGTGATCCACGCAGGCATATACTACGGTGCTGACTCCCTCAAAACTTCCCTCTGCCTCAGAGGCAAGGCACTGCTCTACTCCCTCTGTGCGAAGCATGacatcccccaccgccgcacAGGGAAATGGATCGTAGCCCAAAACGACCTCCAACTCGCGGCCCTCGAACAAATCCACAACTTTTGCAAGAATGAACTCCACGTCCCTATGGAGTGGGTCTCTTTAGAAAccgccaaaaaaaaggaaccAGCCGTCAGGGCAGAGAAAGCCATTTTGGAGTCGCCGACAACGGGAATCATCGACTCCCACGCGCTGATGCTCACCCTGTTGGGACTGTTTGAAGAAGCGGGCGGTACTCTCGCATTATCCTCCGATGTGAAAGGCATTACCCCGCTAGGGAACAAGGGCTCCTTAGGCTGGGAACTCGTCGTCTCTGATCCCAGCGGTGAGACCTCCGTCATTACAACGGAAACTCTCATCAACGCTGCTGGATTGGGCGCGGTTGAGATCAACAATCTCATCGTTCCGGAGAATCAACACAAGAAACTGTACTATGCGAAGGGGAATTACTTTTCTTACCctgccccccagcccaaggTTAACACGTTGATCTACCCCGCCCCTGAGCCTGGCCATGGAGGGCTGGGGACGCATCTGACCATGGATCTTGCGGGCAGGATTAAATTTGGGCCGGATGTGGAGTGGGTTGATGGTCCGGGTGATTTGGGGGTTAATCAGGCTAGGCTGGGGGAGACGATCAGGGAGGTCAAGAGGTATTTGCCTGGTCTGGACGAGGGGCAGCTCGTGCCGGATTACGCGGGGATTAGGCCGAAGCTGGGGAGGGCGAGCGCCGTCGCGCATGGGAAGGGGTTTGTGGATTTTTATattgagagggagaaggggtgggaggggtgggtgaaTTTGTTGGGGATTGAGAGCCCGGGTTTGACGAGTTGTTTGGCTATTGGGGAGAGGGTAGAGAAGTTGCTGTATGGGAGGTGA
- a CDS encoding hypothetical protein (EggNog:ENOG503NU96), with protein sequence MASAIPEPTNKSINGDGAVSPSPGGRHPSISLQATATLNAQLQRESPSRRSSGSPLSPSRASPINGRRLSQVITNLQLADPSVPAPGEMLSDSQTNRPGSFRAMSPHRLSVTGSPRLIATGEPRHNRAPSLGEIHQELETEQEFQVNRLLGEIRRLQEQVDSYRRQQSGFAAGSEDPAERTTTPIPTSIPQVPVGASSGSLPRSPVFAHPRSSFDVARADLRRRSRTPSRGASPRLRSTSISGDSGEQWHLGCRDESAFYQAETQMLIRENQMLKHRIKELERQLTDSTGSNASITHEPSHPSHLTHSTSVSEEESSKPV encoded by the exons ATGGCATCCGCCATTCCGGAACCAACCAACAAGTCCATCAACGGAGACGGCGCTGTCTCGCCCTCTCCGGGAGGGAGGcacccctccatctcacTCCAAGCTACTGCGACCCTGAACGCCCAGCTGCAGCGGGAGTCACCCTCCAGAC GCTCATCTGGTAGCCCTTTGTCTCCCAGTCGAGCTTCCCCCATCAACGGCCGTCGTCTCTCTCAAGTCATTACCAACTTGCAACTCGCAGACCCATCAGTGCCAGCACCAGGAGAGATGCTTTCCGACTCGCAAACCAACAGGCCAGGGAGTTTCCGAGCCATGAGCCCCCACCGACTGTCGGTCACCGGATCCCCTCGACTGATCGCCACTGGAGAGCCCCGTCACAACCGAGCACCGTCTCTTGGAGAAATACACCAGGAGTTGGAGACTGAGCAAGAGTTCCAAGTCAATAGGCTCCTTGGCGAAATTCGCCGCCTCCAGGAACAGGTCGATAGCTACAGGCGCCAGCAGTCTGGCTTTGCCGCCGGCAGCGAAGATCCTGCCGAGCGAACCACGACCCCGATTCCCACTTCAATCCCGCAGGTCCCAGTCGGAGCTAGCTCCGGATCCCTGCCGCGATCCCCAGTCTTTGCTCATCCGCGCAGCTCGTTCGACGTAGCTCGCGCCGATCTACGTCGCCGGTCTAGAACCCCCAGTAGAGGAGCGTCGCCTAGGTTGCGGTCGACCTCGATCAGTGGGGACAGCGGCGAACAGTGGCATCTAGGCTGCCGTGACGAGAGTGCTTTCTACCAAGCCGAGACTCAAATGTTGATTCGTGAGAATCAGATGCTGAAGCACCGTATCAAGGAGCTTG AGCGTCAGTTGACCGATTCGACCGGAAGCAATGCATCCATCACCCACGAGCCGTCTCACCCTTCACATCTCACCCACTCAACATCTGTTTCTGAAGAGGAATCGTCCAAGCCAGTCTAG
- a CDS encoding hypothetical protein (COG:T; EggNog:ENOG503NUE9): MGGSGQKFETITTVVAGVASIIATLLSIVSIWLQTKNYRKPLLQRYVVRILLMVPIYSIASWSSMVSRTAADILDPIRDIYEAFTIYTFFQLLINYLSGERALIIMTHGRKPVHHVWPLNHVLPPFDISDPHTFLAIKRGILQYAWLKPLLALATVIMKATGTFHEGRIQLDSGYLWSGLIYNASVTISLYALGLFWVCMNDDLKPFRPMPKFLCVKLVIFASYWQGFALSILVWLGVIPEGADKSSESMAAAIQDFLICIEMPAFAIAHWYAFSWHDFADNRISSARMPVLYAARDAFGIRDLIQDSKETFSGDKYGYRVFDSGDKIMAHEASRSRLARIKEGMRYERGGKGKYWIPRPDEINQTTPLLSNNGGPSRRNGSQSPHTNNLDELILDPDEEALYNSARKLEFGDWNYPVITANQPASERYRSPFPSPYQQSPSRRTPDGSFYQRSSTSSVPSLNSNAALDRRKKQAPEGPQAGIDDKKGKNKAKRSSSTGVGGADPLEIAYGPTIGTHKEITEDDFNVDVESGLHKPQDHEFVEPHPTPPPREDDESPINEERGQWERSDGDGADDSHKSPQYATGSEEEFQNVWGR, translated from the exons ATGGGGGGCTCAGGTCAGAAGTTCGAGACCATCACAACTGTGGTTGCTGGTGTCGCGTCCATTATCGCGACCTTGTTGTCTATTGT ATCGATATGGCTGCAGAC TAAGAATTACCGGAAGCCGTTGCTACAACGCTATGTCGTCCGCATCCTCCTTATGGTCCCCATTTACTCCATTGCTTCGTGGTCCAGCATGGTCTCGCGAACAGCCGCCGACATACTAGACCCGATACGAGATATCTACGAGGCCTTCACGATCTACACCTTTTTCCAGCTCTTGATCAACTACCTTAGTGGTGAGAGGGCACTGATTATCATGACACATGGTCGGAAGCCTGTTCACCACGTATGGCCCCTGAACCATGTGCTACCTCCCTTCGACATATCTGACCCGCATACCTTTCTCGCCATCAAACGCGGTATTCTACAGTATGCCTGGCTCAAGCCTTTGCTTGCACTAGCAACGGTCATCATGAAGGCTACTGGGACATTCCACGAAGGTAGAATTCAACTCGACTCGGGATACCTTTGGAGCGGTCTTATCTACAACGCCAGTGTGACTATCAGTCTGTATGCTCTGGGCCTCTTCTGGGTCTGCATGAATGACGATCTCAAGCCTTTCCGGCCGATGCCCAAGTTCTTGTGCGTCAAGCTTGTGATTTTTGCCTCGTATTGGCAAGGCTTTGCCTTGTCGATATTGGTTTGGCTCGGTGTCATCCCAGAGGGCGCCGACAAGTCTTCAGAGAGTATGGCTGCTGCCATTCAGGATTTTTTGATATGCATCGAGATGCCGGCCTTTGCCATCGCTCACTGGTATGCCTTTTCGTGGCACGATTTTGCCGACAACAGGATCTCTTCGGCAAGAATGCCTGTACTGTATGCTGCGAGAGATGCTTTTGGAATCCGCGACCTCATTCAGGACTCCAAGGAGACATTCTCAGGAGACAAATACGGCTATCGAGTCTTTGATTCTGGGGACAAGATCATGGCCCACGAAGCCTCTCGATCACGACTGGCTCGCATCAAGGAAGGCATGCGCTATGAAAGGGGAGGCAAGGGCAAATACTGGATTCCGAGGCCTGATGAGATCAACCAGACGACACCTCTGCTCAGTAACAACGGCGGGCCAAGTCGTCGAAACGGGTCTCAGTCACCACATACCAACAATCTAGATGAGTTGATACTTGATCCAGATGAAGAAGCTCTCTACAACAGTGCCAGAAAGCTTGAGTTTGGGGATTGGAAC TACCCGGTCATCACAGCAAATCAGCCAGCAAGTGAGAGGTACCGGTCGCCGTTCCCCAGCCCATATCAACAAAGCCCCTCACGACGTACACCCGATGGTAGCTTTTACCAGCGCTCTTCCACAAGCTCGGTTCCTTCGTTGAATTCAAATGCGGCACTAGACCGCAGAAAGAAGCAAGCACCAGAAGGACCACAAGCTGGTATCGATGacaagaaaggaaagaacaAGGCCAAGAGGTCCAGCTCAACTggagttggtggtgctgatcCACTCGAAATTGCCTATGGTCCAACAATAGGAACGCACAAAGAGATTACCGAGGACGACTTTAACGTTGATGTCGAAAGCGGCTTGCACAAACCACAAGATCATGAGTTTGTTGAGCCTCATCCTACGCCTCCTCCAcgggaggatgacgagagcCCGATCAATGAGGAACGTGGACAATGGGAACggagtgatggtgatggtgcagATGACAGCCACAAAAGCCCCCAGTATGCAACTGGGAGCGAAGAGGAGTTCCAGAATGTCTGGGGACGGTGA
- a CDS encoding hypothetical protein (EggNog:ENOG503NV5I; COG:S) — protein MPMLREDDAGQQDAVPDVPDHVEDNFARIIPPQLQPGLPRSLSRKLSEESIRTELCEGPIPDSPPVPFKSTTPEPPSHAVSDRAELIERIKRGESPTWVPNRHLGSLFQQDNISLPPRTPPPPPASMSPGLLPPPTITPEKKDRDVIGLQPDAQLQEGLNIERPRSALHSGNFTPQELSPGEVEKEARHSHHNPFQPPSSAPWIATSPPRDFHPFGYGNAATSHRKDAFDYRKEAFGTPGTPSLSSSLSSSFVYKPPTSPLVQSEINEEIDLALPLNSINIASSSPRVSPRRHTLNFGPPSFNNVAGQRQVPQRREGNHPYQAHQPRRSLNSTPVFSFAGSPPPPPPTPWSARRPSVGSEASPLHHASLVGSYEESILRGRMSTTPSKPLEFMAQIGVLGLGKCKSSLRCPPHVTLPFSAVFYSYASTSHGRSKIDDGPSPYVGNIDLENGLTNPDDGQRAKRKLQSRYPERRVTAAEDDDDETGDHLSDSSKHPTNHNNNNSKKRRSRSPKSPPGGRYRIPEKGQLQIIIKNQNKTAVKLFLVPYDLAGMEPGTKTFVRQRSYSAGPILETKVPDIKPVVDANTLGSDRATLRYLVHLHICCPAKGRYYLYKSIRVVFANRVPDGKEKLRNEITHPDPRFSPYKPVRVMGPSPVVGGGQGERWRSVGFALQQQQQQQQQQQVAFGASGSLPRGFQQPLQQTPERGGDNTEEGVSPMSGVQMTSLAAASYDKLSKGDVGYGGNTTVGSTPSAGLLSQRLRSLGEQDRRPFQQPDSELA, from the exons ATGCCCATGCTGCGAGAAGACGACGCAGGCCAGCAAGATGCTGTGCCAGATGTGCCGGATCATGTCGAAGATAATTTCGCCAGAATAATTCCTCCACAGTTGCAACCGGGTCTTCCAAGGTCATTGAGCAGGAAATTGTCAGAAGAAAGTATCAGAACCGAGTTGTGTGAGGGGCCTATACCGGATAGCCCTCCCGTCCCTTTCAAGTCGACCACGCCTGAGCCACCATCACATGCCGTCTCTGACCGCGCCGAGTTGATTGAACGCATCAAGAGAGGGGAAAGCCCTACCTGGGTGCCAAATCGTCATCTGGGATCGTTGTTCCAGCAAGACAATATCTCGCTGCCGCCTCGaacaccgccaccaccacctgcgtCCATGTCCCCGGGCCTACTACCTCCCCCTACCATAACACCCGAGAAAAAGGATAGGGATGTGATCGGGCTGCAACCTGATGCTCAACTTCAGGAAGGACTAAATATCGAAAGACCACGATCCGCGCTCCATAGCGGCAATTTCACACCGCAAGAGCTGTCTCCTGGTGAGGTAGAGAAGGAAGCGAGGCACAGTCATCACAACCCCTTTCAACCGCCCAGCAGTGCTCCATGGATTGcgacctcaccaccaagagaCTTTCATCCCTTTGGTTACGGGAATGCAGCGACAAGCCACCGCAAGGATGCGTTCGACTACCGCAAGGAGGCCTTCGGTACACCGGGAACACCTTCACTTAGCTCATCTCTTTCATCAAGCTTTGTCTACAAGCCACCAACGAGTCCGCTTGTTCAGTCAGAGATCAACGAGGAAATCGACTTGGCGTTACCCTTGAATAGTATCAATATTGCTTCGAGTAGTCCCCGGGTGAGCCCACGAAGGCACACACTCAACTTCGGGCCACCCTCCTTCAACAATGTGGCTGGCCAAAGACAAGTGCCCCAACGTCGTGAGGGCAATCACCCATATCAAgcccaccaacctcgacgatCTCTGAACTCAACTCCTGTATTTTCCTTTGCcggctcaccaccaccaccaccacccaccccttgGAGTGCAAGACGACCGTCGGTGGGCTCAGAGGCATCCCCTCTCCATCACGCCTCCCTAGTCGGATCCTACGAGGAGAGCATCCTCCGAGGTCGCAtgtcaaccaccccctccaaacctctAGAATTCATGGCCCAAATCGGAGTTCTCGGTCTAGGAAAATGCAAGTCCAGCCTCCGCTGCCCACCACAtgtcaccctccccttctcggCCGTCTTTTACAGTTACGCCAGCACCTCCCATGGCAGAAGCAAAATAGACGATGGCCCAAGTCCATACGTAGGGAATATCGATCTCGAGAATGgactcaccaaccccgacgatGGCCAACGAGCAAAGAGGAAACTCCAGTCACGATACCCCGAGCGGAGGgtcacagcagcagaagatgatgatgacgaaacCGGCGACCACCTCTCCGACAGTAGCAaacacccaaccaaccacaacaacaacaacagcaagaaacgccgctcccgctcccccaAATCACCCCCCGGAGGTCGGTACCGCATCCCAGAAAAGGGACAActccaaatcatcatcaagaaccaaaacaaaacggCAGTCAAGCTCTTTCTTGTACCTTACGACCTTGCGGGGATGGAGCCAGGGACGAAAACTTTTGTCAGGCAGAGGAGTTACTCGGCCGGTCCGATACTGGAGACTAAAGTCCCTGATATCAAACCTGTCGTCGACGCCAACACGTTGGGTAGTGACAGGGCGACGCTTCGTTATTTGGTTCACTTGCATATTTGCTGCCCGGCAAAGGGAAGGTATTACTTGTATAAATCGATCAGGGTTGTGTTTGCCAATAGAGTTCCCGATgggaaggagaagctcaGGAATGAGATTACGCATCCCGATCCGAGGTTCTCGCCTTATAAgccggtgagggtgatgggtcCTTCTccggtggtgggtgggggtcagggtgagaggtggaggagtgttGGGTTTGCTttgcaacaacaacaacaacaacaacaacaacaacaa GTGGCTTTCGGCGCTTCTGGGAGTCTGCCGAGGGGGTTTCAACAGCCATTGCAACAAACACCGGAGAGAGGTGGTGATAATACGGAGGAGGGTGTATCGCCTATGTCGGGGGTGCAAATGACTAGTTTGGCTGCGGCGAGTTATGATAAACTCAGCAAGGGAGATGTTGGTTATGGCGGGAACACCACTGTGGGAAGCACGCCGTCGGCGGGACTGCTGTCTCAAAGGCTGAGGTCGCTCGGGGAGCAAGATAGACGGCCGTTTCAGCAGCCGGATTCGGAGTTGGcatga
- a CDS encoding hypothetical protein (EggNog:ENOG503P50C) codes for MAPKRPNEDDDAADKFTKKPRQGFRVGPDNLPDGAWKRKVTKIKKDLITKAKIKKKYSKIKAAHASEPTPALPELPPSPIIHPAGAPSEPTPNSPSQTGPAPEPDLHPDRLHLLTTDEPPNPNANAPDFPPLPKRNNGDRSRGKNQKQRKPDYYEKELAKAAELKAKQEARNAEFARRQREREDRIKQREKWKRQMDKAKRPDKNGKMRLGRESKILLEKVERLVGGK; via the exons aTGGCACCCAAGCGCCCCaatgaagacgacgacgccGCCGACAAGTTCACAAAGAAACCCCGCCAGGGCTTCCGAGTAGGCCCCGACAACCTCCCCGACGGCGCCTGGAAGCGCAAGG TGACCAAAATCAAAAAAgacctcatcaccaaagctaaaattaaaaaaaaatactcCAAAATCAAAGCCGCCCACGCCTCCGAAcccacccccgccctccccgagctcccaccctctcccatAATCCATCCAGCAGGCGCGCCCTCCGAACCAACACCCAACTCACCCTCCCAAACTGGCCCAGCTCCCGAGCCAGACCTCCACCCCGAccgccttcacctcctcacAACCGAcgaaccccccaaccccaacgccaaCGCTCCTGactttccccctctccccaaacgCAACAACGGGGACCGCTCCCGCGGCAAAAACCAAAAGCAGCGCAAACCCGACTACTACGAAAAAGAACTCGCCAAAGCGGCTGAACTCAAGGCAAAGCAGGAAGCCCGCAACGCCGAATTTGCCCGGAGGCAAAGGGAACGCGAAGACAGGATCAAGCAGAGAGAAAAGTGGAAAAGGCAAatggacaaggccaagaggcCGGACAAGAACGGCAAGATGAGACTCGGAAGGGAGAGCAAGATACTTCTGGaaaaggtggagaggttggttggggggaaaTAA